The genomic region TTCGCGGTCGATCCGCGCGTGTACGAGCGCGGCTTCCTGCTGCTGATGCCGCGATCGAAGCGCGCGGCGATCGACGATGCGCTGTCGGATGTCGCCTCCACGCTGCGGCTGTGGCTGCGCGCGCAGCTGATCCAGATGACGACGATGGGCGTGCTGGTCGGGCTGGGGCTGTGGATCGCCGGCGTGCCCTCCGCCGCCGCGCTGGGGCTGCTGACCGGCCTGTCGGAGTTCATCCCCTATATCGGCCCGCTGGCGGCGATGCTCCCCGCGCTGGGGCTGGCGGCGACGCAGGGGCCGGCGACGATCGCCTGGGCGCTGACGGTGTTCGCGATCGTGCGGCTGGTGCAGACCAACTTCATCACCCCGTTCGTCACCAGCCGGGTGATCGCGATCCCGCCGGCGGTAACCCTGTTCGCGATCCTCGCGATCGGGGCGGTGTTCGGCATCTTCGGCCTGTTCTTCTCCGCCGCGCTGCTGGTGGTGATCTTCACGTTGGTGCGCAGCCTTTACCTCCGCGAAACGCTTGGCGAGGATATTGGGGAAAGCGCCCCCTGAACGCCGCGATTCGTCTCCGGAACCCGCGCGACTCGCGGGAATCCCTCGCTTAAGACGAAATTAACCTTTTGCGTTCAGACAGTATTTGGTTAATGATTCTGTCGCGTCCGGGCCTTGGGAGAGGTGCGGGCGCGGTCTCGAACGGGGAAATCAGATGCGGGTGTTGCTGATCGAGGACGAGCCGACGACCGCCAGGGCGATCGAACTCATGCTCTCCGCCGAGGGCTTCAACGTCTATTCGACCGACCTTGGCGAGGAGGGCCTCGACCTTGGCAAGCTCTATGATTACGACATCATCCTGCTCGACCTGAACCTGCCGGACATGCACGGCTATGACGTGCTGAAGCGGCTGCGCGTCGCCCGCGTCACCACGCCGGTGCTGATCCTTTCCGGCATCAACGAGATGGATTCCAAGGTGCGCTCGTTCGGCTTCGGCGCCGACGACTATGTCACCAAGCCGTTCCACCGCGAGGAGCTGATCGCCCGCATCCACGCGGTCGTCCGCCGCTCGAAGGGCCATTCGCAATCGGTCATCAAGACCGGCAAGCTCGCCGTCAACCTCGACGCCAAGACGGTCGAGGTCGATGGCGCGCGGGTGCATCTGACCGGCAAGGAATATGCGATGCTGGAGCTGCTCTCGCTCCGCAAGGGCACCACGCTGACCAAGGAGATGTTCCTCAACCATCTCTACGGCGGGATGGACGAGCCGGAGCTGAAGATCATCGACGTCTTCATCTGCAAGCTGCGCAAGAAGCTGAGCCTCGCGTGCGAGGGCGAGAATTACATCGAGACCGTGTGGGGCCGTGGTTACGTCCTCCGCGAGCCGGAGGAGGCCGCGCAGGTCGCCTGATCGACACTCCTTCGTCACCGGGAGACGGCCGCGCCATCGGGGGGTGACGCGGCCGTTTTCCTTTTCCGGCGTTGCCGACGCGATGCCGCGCGGGCATGTTCCTCCCCGGAAGCGGCGAGGGAGGATGCGTGATGTCGATCGAGGGAAAGGTTGTTCTCGTCAC from Sphingomonas sp. CL5.1 harbors:
- a CDS encoding AI-2E family transporter, whose translation is MSRLSPDDADARFIRRLFLVALVFALLAALYVAGNLLILSFGSMLGAIVIHAIAEGYGRAIRVPPKPALGLAIVTVLALIAFLGWLFGVAFREQVNLFVTRLPATIADLGDYMSQTPVGAKIADAVRSAYAGSRIAQDIGGLAQGLGEILLNALLVLAGAIFFAVDPRVYERGFLLLMPRSKRAAIDDALSDVASTLRLWLRAQLIQMTTMGVLVGLGLWIAGVPSAAALGLLTGLSEFIPYIGPLAAMLPALGLAATQGPATIAWALTVFAIVRLVQTNFITPFVTSRVIAIPPAVTLFAILAIGAVFGIFGLFFSAALLVVIFTLVRSLYLRETLGEDIGESAP
- the ctrA gene encoding response regulator transcription factor CtrA, whose protein sequence is MRVLLIEDEPTTARAIELMLSAEGFNVYSTDLGEEGLDLGKLYDYDIILLDLNLPDMHGYDVLKRLRVARVTTPVLILSGINEMDSKVRSFGFGADDYVTKPFHREELIARIHAVVRRSKGHSQSVIKTGKLAVNLDAKTVEVDGARVHLTGKEYAMLELLSLRKGTTLTKEMFLNHLYGGMDEPELKIIDVFICKLRKKLSLACEGENYIETVWGRGYVLREPEEAAQVA